Below is a window of Flavobacterium sp. CFS9 DNA.
AATTTATAATGTTGTTACAGGTTAATAACCGAATAAGATTTAGCAACGCTAAAATGATTATGGCATCTGAAAGTCTTCTTAATATCAGATTTTCAAAAAATACAGCTCCCATTATTGCAGTCATCAGACTAACTGTACAAAACAGAATCTTAAAAACAGCTAATTTTTTCTTCATTTTTCTATGTTATTTAATGTTGCTTTAAAAAAAAGGTATTTTTTACGTTAGGCAATTCTTAATACTTCTTACCCATTCCTATTCCTAAAAAATCCGGCTTTTAAACGTTGGCAAAGTTGATTATTTATATTCATAAGTTTTTATTTATATTTGTAATGACTTACATCAAATATTTTTATGAATTATACTTTACATCAGCTTCAGATTTTTCTAAAAGTTGTTCAAACAGAGAGTGTCACCAAAGCGGCAGAAGAGCTCCATTTGACGCAGCCTGCAGTTTCTATTCAGCTTAAGAATCTTCAGGATCAGTTTGATATTCCTTTAACTGAAGTAGTGAGCCGACGGTTGTGCATTACCGATTTTGGAAGGGAGATTGCAGAAATTGCAGAGAAAATAGTAAGTCAGGTCGAGGCTATCAACTTCAAAACAATGGCTTACAAAGGACAATTGACGGGAAAACTAAAAATTTCTGTTGTGTCAACGGGCAAATATGTGATGCCTTATTTTTTAACCGATTTCATTAAGGAACATCCGGGAATTGAACTGCAAATGGATGTGACCAATAAAAGTAAAGTGATTAGCAGTTTAGAAAAAAACGAAGTGGATTTTGCTTTGGTGTCTATTCTTCCTTCGAACTTAAATATCGAAAAATTAGATTTACTGCAAAACAAACTGTATCTGGTAAGCAACACTCAAACGAAATTCGGGAACACTAAAAACTCACAGGAGGTATTTAAAAATATGCCTTTGATTTTTAGGGAAAAAGGATCGGGTACACGTCAAACGATGGAGCGTTTTATTGACCGAAATGCTATTGTTGTCGAGAAAAAAATGGAACTCACCTCTAATGAAGCGGTTAAACAGGCTGTAATTGCGGGCTTAGGCTGCTCTGTTATGCCTTTAATCGGAATCAAGAATGAATTGCATCAGCATCAGCTGCAAATTATTCCGTTTAAAGGGTTGCCTATTAAAACGACATGGAGTTTAATATGGCTGAAAGGAAAAGGACATTCTCCTGTTTCTGCGTCGCTTCTGGAATATATGAAACAGGAAAAAGACAGTATAGTGAAAGATAAATTCGGCTGGTATGAAGGATCGTAAACGGATACTAAAGTACTAAACATAAAATATCATTATTCTACTAAAAATTATTTTGAGTATATAATTAAATAAAAAGAGAGAGGCTGTCAAATTGTATCTGACAACCTCTCTCTTTTTTAGATTGCTTCGCCTGTTCGCTATCGCCCGGGTCTGCAGATTTTGCAGATTTTTTTTGCTTCATTATCTGCTGAAGCTCTTTGGAATTTTAATATCTTTTTAAAATAGGAATCCCCAATACTGGAAATAAATGCCTACTAGCAGCAGCGAAAACAAAATTGTCGCCATAATTCCAGTATTTGAGATGAACTTCAATTTAAGAATAAAATAAAGTATCGAAATCAGGGTAAACACAATAAAGATCCATTGTATTAAAAATAGGTAATTAAACTGATTTGGAATTCCGAATGCAAGTATATAGAAGTTATTCTCGGCTGTCTGGTTTATCGCTAAAACAAATCCAATGAAAGTAAACAAACCTAATAAAGAGGTGATTATGATTAATGATTTCAAAATTTTATCCGGTGTTTTCTCTTCTCTTTTTCTAATGAGCACATAAGCAAAAATAAAAATGGAGATCAGGGCGATAATCAAAGCGGTGAAAAAAGGCGCAAAAAAGAGCAGATTAAACTCGTTTAGACTATTGGCAAAATTCGAAATTCCACCACTGATTTTTATATTGGTCACAAAATGAACTTTATTATCTGTATCAAATTCCTTTGTATTAGGTCTTTGAAGCGGATTCTTTATAAATTCTTCAGCGATTTGCACTCCTACTAACGAAAATCCCGGTGTATGGCCCGAAATTGGGGCGTTTACCAAAAATGCATTTTTAAATCTGTCTACGGTAATTTTACCATTTAAGGCCGGTGTTATCGGATCAAACGCTCCTGCAAATACTAATACCGGGATTGTTAATTTGGACAGGTTGGATAAATTTACCAAGGCAGGCTGTTTATTTACTCCCAGATTCCATTTATCACAAACTACAAAATCTGATTTGTAAAAGGAAAGTCCTCCTTTCAGTTCTTTGTAATTACGTGCGTTCTTATTAAACTCTGAAATTGAATTGTTTGGAACAGCTTCATTACAGCTCACACAATAATACTGTCCATAATCTAAGCCTAAAGCTCCTGAAAAAGCTGCTACCAATGAACTTAAAGTACTTTTGTTTCCTTTATTAAATTCGGTAATTAATAATGGAATTACTTCTATCAGTCTTTTTTGATACAATGACTGTTGAATTGCAATTTTAAAATCTTCAGCATTATAAGTAAACGTCCCACTTGGAATTATTCTTTGATCGACCTTAACGGTGATAGGTTTTTTTTCCAGTTTTTTAATGGTTTCATAATAGGCGGCTTGCAAATTAGGGTATTGCTGGTTGCAATTAGGATCATTTTCGCAGGCACTAAAAACCTTTTTAAGACTGCTCATATAATTCTCTGTATTGCGATTGTAATATTGAGAAATATCTGAAATGGAAGAATCCAGTGTTAATGATTTAATATCTTCAGGGAAATCATTTGCATAAACCTGTGCAGTATAAGTACCGTACGAAACCCCATAAACATTCCATTTGTCATATTTCAGAGCATTTTTTAAGGCGTTTAAATCTTTAACTATAGACTTGCTATTATAGGCACTTATGTCAATATCTCTGCTCAATAAATCTTGTTTGCACTCTAATGATACCATTGTTTTTTGCTGTTCGTCCTGTGTGCTGTTTTGATTTTTTGCTAATATTTCTAAGAATTTTTTACCCAGGTCCGGACAGAATTTTGGCAGGGAGCGACCCGTTCCTCTCACATCAAACAAGACAATGTCGCTGTTTTTTCTTAACGGATGATCTAACCAGGCCCATATTCCTTCGATACCACCTGATCCCGGTCCTCCATCGATGTATACCACCGGGTTTGAATCTTTGCTTTTTGAAATGCTTTTTAAAACTGCCACTGCAATTTTAACTGTTTTCCCTGTTGGTTTCTCCCAGTTTTCAGGAACGGTTAAAAATGCCCATTCTATATTTTCCTTAGAGAGATTTTGATCTTCAGGAAAAAAGGTCTTTACTCTCTCTAACGTAAAAGCTTTCGCTTGAGCAAATGCAAAGTTTGGTACAATCAATAGTAATAAAAACAGACTTATTATTTTTTTCATTTTGGTTGAATTAAATTGTTAGGTTTATAGTATGATTCTTTTCAGGTAAATTTTTGTGGCATCTGTTTTTAAAGAGATGTGGCATTTGTAGTTTTTATCTATTTTTACTTCGCTTAAATAATATTTTTCTCCGTTGATTTCGGTTATATTATCTAAAACTTCAAATGATTTCAACGGAACGATCAGACCATGTCCCTGAGCTTTCAGAACAGCTTCTTTCTGTGTCCAATACTCAAAAAAGGCTTCTTTTTTATTGTCAGACAGGACAATCTTGTTCCATTCTATTTCTGTCATTTGCGATTTAAAATCAGCTGTTTCAATATCAGTTATAATCTCAACATCAATCCCAACTTCATGCTGATCGCTTAAGGCGCAAACCACGATATCTCCTGAATGTGAAATATTAAAAAGAACCGGATTATCTTCAAAATAAGGTTTGTTATAAAGGGTTTGCATGATCTCTTTAGCATCAGGCTTCTGCTTATAGGTTTCTTCGATTCCTTTAAACAGGAGTATCCGTCCTAAAAGCGATAATTGTGCATCCTGCCATCTTCGATAACGCATAATTTTATCCTGATAATCGGCCGGAAATTTCGGCAAATCATTCTGCAGCAAACTCTGATGTTTTTCTTCAGACAGGTAAGAGTAATAAATATGTATCAAAAGTACTGGGGTTTTAGTCGTTAAAAACGTTTAAAAATTAAAGTCAAAATCGGTTTCCTGAAGTTTCGCTGTATTCACTAAAGGATATTCAATTTCTGATACTTTAACCGAAGGGTTTTCTATTATTTGAGACCACAAATTTTTAAACGTAGCGAGAAGAAATTGTATGCTGATTTCTTCATATTTATTCTTATCGTATGAAACGCTGATTTTTAGAGTATTGCCACTTTCAAAAAAATTAAACAACAAAGGAAATCTGCTGTAATTGGTATCGGCAGTCACGTATTTTAATTCAGCATGATCCATTTTAATCGTTTCCTGAAAGGAGAAATCGGGATTCTGATAGCTTACTAAAACATCAAACAGCGTTTCTTTTTTGAGTTGTGATGGAAAATCCTGATGTGCATTGATTAAGAGAACGTCTTCCTGAACTTGTTTTAAGAGTGCTAAAAAACTGATGTCTTCGTTTAACCGAACACGAAGGGGCAGCGTTTTTACAAACATTCCTATCATTGTTGCGATATCTGCATTGTTTCTTCCGGCATTAACGGTTCCAATTACAATATCTTTGTGATCGTTAATTTTATAAATGAGCACATTCAAAAGCGAAACAATCGTATTATAAAGCGTACTTTTTTGTTCCTGAGCGAAATTTTTCAACGCTTTTGTATCCTCAATGGTAAACTCATCATCATAATACGCTCCGTTTTGCAATGGCCCGTTTTGATCAAAATCTCTATTGATCGTTTCTTTGATACTGTATCCATCCAAATATCTTTGCCAAAAATCGAAAGTGGTTTTGTCGTCTTTTTCAGAAGTTAACCAAGCTGTATAGTCTTTAAACTGAATACCTGAATTTTTAATTAAGGAGTCAGGATGATTGTATTTTTGAATAAACTCTTTGGTAAAAAATTCTAATGAAACTCCATCCATAATAATATGATGGGTACAAAAAACCAACGATGATGTTGTCTCTCCCGTTTGTACAAGCAGCATTCTTACCAATAAATCATGCTCTAAATCAAACGGTGTTTCTATATATCGCTGAATAGTCGGCTCTTTTTGCTCGTTATCAACCTGTAGCTGAGTGATTTTAAAAGCGATATCCTCTTGTTTCGCTATTTTTTGAAACACGGCTCCTTTACTTTCTACAAAATTGGTTCGAAGGATTTCATTTTCAAAAATTAACTGAGACATCGCATGATTGATTTTATCCGGAAATACGGTCCCATTAATCTCAAAAACGGCTACCATGTTATAAGCAATCGATTTTTGCTGATCCTGACTGGCTACCCATAATTCTTGCTGTGAAGCTGTTATTGCAAAATCACTTTTAAGGGTTGTAAATGGTATACCCGATTTGCCATTGGGTTTTAAAGCCACCAAATGATCTGCCATTTGTCTGATTGTTGGATAATCGAAAATCATTTTCAGGTTAACGTCGTACCCAAGATTTTTTGCTATTGCCCCCGCCAATCTAACTGCGTTTAGGGAATGTCCTCCAAGTGCAAAGAAATTGTCATTGGTACTGATTTCATTTTTACTGTTTAAAATTTCTTTCCAATAAGCTGCCAGTTTTTTCTCTAAATCGGAATCCGGCGCTTTAAAATCATCGTCTATTGTATCATGTTCGATGGCTCTTTGCGCTAAATTTTTCCTGTCTATTTTTTGATTCGGTGTCAGCGGAAATTCTTTCAAAAGAACAATTGTATTTGGAATCATATAGTATGGAAGATGCATTTTTAATATGGCTAAAATTTCTCTTGTATCCGTTATCTCTTCCGTTTTTACAATATACGCTACTAAAAAAGCTTCCTGATGGTTCTCTTTTTTTTCAATTACAACCGATTCTTTTATTCCGGAAATCTGATTCAAATGCGATTCGATATCTCCCAGTTCGATTCGATAACCTCTAATTTTGACCTGATTGTCGTTTCGTCCTAAAAATTCAATTTCTCCTTTATCGTTCCATCGACCCACATCTCCTGTTTCGTATAATAAACCATTCGTCTGAAACGGATTTTTTATGAATTTTTCCTGAGTTAATATGGCATTTTTATAATATCCTTTTGCCAATCCATCTCCGGCAATATAAATTGCTCCGGGAGTTCCAATTGGTTTTGGACTTAAAAATGAATCGAGTATGTAAATTTGTGTGTTGTGGATTGGTTTTCCAATGTTCGATGCTTCTTTTGGATGTTCCAGTTTTTTTAAACTTGACCAAATGGTGGTTTCTGTCGGACCATACATGTTCCAAACTTCTAAACAATGACTGATTAGCTTTTCGGCCAATGCTTCGCTTAACAAATCTCCGCCGCAAAGTACTTTTAATCGTTTGTCTCCGTTCCAATCGGCATTGAAGAGCATTTGGTAAAAACTTGGTGTTGCCTGAATTATGGTGGGTTGAATCTCCTCTATTTTTTGGATAACAACTGTTGGATCTGCTAAAATTTTCTGATTAGCAATGTATAAAGAGGCTCCCGACAATAACGGTACAAAAAACTCTAAAATTGAAATATCAAAGGAATAAGTTGTAACCGAAAACAATACATCGTTCGGCCTCACACCTGGCTCCTGCAGCATACTGGTTAGGAAATTCAACAGGGACTGATGTCCTATTTCAACTCCTTTCGGATTGCCTGTTGAACCTGATGTGTAAAGAATGTAAGCGGTATCTTCAGGGGAAACCTTCAAAGGCAGCTTTCCTTCTAGTCCCGCTGTCTTTTCCAGGATCGTCTCTAAAGATAGTACCTGCACCTCATCGTTTGTATTCAGCACATAACCTTTTTCATTGACAAGCAATTTAACCTGACTGTTTTCAATAATGTAATTCAATCGGTCCTCAGGGAAGGACGGATCTAGCGGAATATAAGCTCTGCCTGCTTTTAGTATTCCTAATAAAACAATGACAATATTTGCCGAACGTCCTAATAAAACTGCTATTGGTGATTTGTCCTCTTGTCCATAATTAGTTATTAAGTATTCCGCAATTTGACCTGATAATTGGTCCAGTTCGGCGTAGGTATAATTTTTGTGATCGTCTTTCAGGGCTCCTTTTGTGCCAAACTTTATCACCTGATCCTGAAACACATCCAGAATGGTATTCTCTTTTTGATAGTCAGCTTTTGTGGTATTAAAGGTTTCTACAACCTGCCGCTTTTCGTCTTCTCCCAAATAGTTTAATTCTTTTAAAACCTGATCAGGAGCATCTAAAATAGCGTGAATTAAATTCTCAAATTGATGAACGACCTGTGTGATTTGTGCCTCTGTAAAATAATTTAAATTGTAATCGAAGTCAATTTTTACGTCTTCGTCTTCATCAAATTCTCTGATATAAATGGCTAAAGCTACCCGTTCGGATTTATGTGTGAGTGGAATTACTTGTGTATGGGTATGAAAAAAATCATTAGAATAATTCTGTTTTTCATAAGAAAGTGTAATATTGAACAGTCTTTCCTTTTCGTTAAAAACCTGAAGTTCCTGAATTAACTTGCCTAACGGGAAACGCTGATGGCGATAATCATGTCTTAGGGTAGTTTTTATTTCTGCAATTAATTCTTCAAAAGAAGCTTCAAAATCGATCGAAATTCTTAGTGGGGATACGCCCATAAAAAGACCAACTGTTTTTTTGTAACTGGCTTTGCTTCTGTTTAAAACTGGTAGTCCGATGGCAAAATCATTATTCTGGTGTTTTCTGCCAAAATAGGCGTACAAAATAGCCAGAATGACGTTAAAAGTAGAACACTTATAACGTACTGCTAACGAATTTAACTGATTGTACACTTCTCTTTTGATCACTAATTCTTTTCGATCACTCTCGTTGATTTGAATGTTATCTTCTAATTTATCAAACAAGTTCTGAGGTAAGGACTCAAACTTTTTTGTCCAATAGATTTTGTCCTGATGGTACGATTCTGATTGCTGATAAGCGGCATCATCAGCTGCAAAGTCTTTGTAGCTAAACGGATATATGGTTTGAATTTTCCCATGTTCGAGAATCTCATTGTAATTCTGTACCAATCTCTGGAACATTAACGACGTGCCCCAGCCATCGGTTATGATATGATGGTAAACAGAAAATAAATAATGAAAATTTTCCTGAACTTTAACAAGTGTAAAAACATGCAGAAGGTGCTCTCCAAATAAATCAAAAGGCTTTGCAAACTCTTCCTGCATGTACACATTTGCAGCCTCAAAAGGCTCTACAGATTGAGAAAAATCAACAAATCCCAGAGTTGAATTATGACCTTCAACAATTTTAATCCGAACATTTTCATGTTTACTGGTAAGTATACTTCTATACGAATCATGCTGATCAATTAAGGCCACGTATGCTTTTTGAAATGCATCATGGTTTATTTGTCCTTTAATTTTAATCTTAGCTCCAATGTTATAGATGGGTTCATTGGGATATAATAACTGCTCGAAATAAACATCTTGCTGAGGAAGGGTAAGTTTCATTTTAAAATATTTTTACGCAATTAGAACTAAATGATATCTTGTTTCGTTTAATTTTCAGGAACTAAACAAATTGATTTTTCCAATCTGGAACTTAAAAAAAGAAGAATTATTTAACGTGGGGCTGGTGTAAGGAAATGTATTTGCCTTGTAATAATCAAAGATTTATTTCTTTTGAAAAATAGGATGCCATAGGTATTTCGCTTTATAAATATATCGTTATGGATATTTCGCTATACATATATCGCTCCTTCGGAGCTTAATTTAAAATTTTATTTTCAGAATAAAACATAAATAAAAAAATCCGTGTTGATCCGCGTTTTCGCTTTAGCGAATCTGTTTAATCCGTATGCTAAGTTTGCACACCTTAATTATGCCCAGAATAGCTCTTTACTGTATTCTTTTGATTTATCGACTTTTACCTCTGTCTCTATTTTACCGTAATTGAATTTTATAATTCGGTCTGCCAGATGGAAATAGGCGTCATCGTGTGTTACTGCAATGATTGTTTTGCCTTCTGCTTTTAACTTTGGGATAAGCTCTTCGTAGAAAAACTTTCTGAAATACGGATCCTGATCAGCAGCCCATTCATCTAAAACGAGAATTGGTTTTTTCTCCATTAAGGCAAAAATCAGGGACATTCTTTTACTTTGTCCTTTGGAGAATTTTCTTCTGGCAGAGCTCTCTTTATCATCCAAAATGACTTTGTCCAGCTTCATCATTTCTAATAACTGTTTGTATTCGGGATTGTTTTCAACGGTGTACTCTTCATAATTATGAGAAAATATATGATCGTCTGTGAACACGGCTGCAATTAAATTTTGATTTTCCTGACCGGACTCTGTTTCTTTTCCGTTTAAAAGGATTTCTCCTTTAGAAGGGGTGTACAATCCGGTGAAGGTATTGATAAAAGTACTTTTTCCCGAACCGTTTCCACCTACAATAAAGATGGTCTCTCCTTCATTAATGGCTAAGTTTATTGGTCCTAATGCAAAAGCGCTGTCGTTGGAATCGCTATTGTATGAAAAATGTATGTCTTTGAATTCGATACTTTCAAAAGAAGTATTAGCAATTGGCAATTGTTTTTTTACCTCTTCATCTACTTCAAAATCTTTTAAGAAATCCTTAATTCTTTTATTGGCCACGATAAAACGTGTATAGGTTTGCTGTAAGTTTATCAGGTTATTTATTGGTCCTGAGATGAATAAAACAATCACCACATAGGCTATCACATCAGACTGACTCAATAATCCCCATGACGGTAATACAAACAAAATGGTCGCAATAATGGCATATAAACCATACTGACTAATAAGATTAATGGACAAGAAGATATAACTGATTTTAAAATCTAATTCACCTGCCTGGTCCCGATTCGGAATTAAGAATCTATTCATTAGATTTTCAGCTCTGAAAAAGCTTAGTTTTAATTTTTTAAACCCTTTCATAACATCGTCCACGTACTTGTAATAGTCGTCGTTGTATTCTCTGAGACTGGTTACTTTTTTAGACATAGAGTTGATTACAACAAAATAGGAAGCGGCAACGGCTATAATTAATACTACCACAATAAGAGCAGAACTTACCGAAATGGTAAACATATAGATCAAACAAAGCACTAACATTAAAACGGAATTTACGGTATGAGTTACGGTATAAGGCAAAAGCCCAAACACCCGTAAATCTTCTACGACGGTAAAAAAACGCTGAGAACCTAAATTTTCTAGTTTTATAAGTGAAGTTTGAAGTATTTTTGAGAATATTGTTTTCTCGTTGTCGTACAACATTTTAAAGGAAAACTCATTGAGTCCTTTCTGAAAAATGATGTTTAGCAGATACGTATATACAACAATTGCAAAAAAAACCATTCCGGTATAATCCGTCATAAACGACTTGTTGCCTGACAAAGTATTGTTTATAATGTACACTATTCCGAAACTAAGAATTGTATTTGGTAAAGCATAGGCTGCCAGAAGAATTGAATTTTTTAGTGATATTTTAAACATCTTAAAAGTTTTTGTTGTGGTTGATAAAGTCTAATAGAGATTGTAACCCTTTTTAAATTCGGATTCTGAAATTAACCTGAAAATTAAATGCTGTTTTTAGATGCCGGGTAAGAATCAGCAACTAGAAAAGATAAACGATTATGATTTACTTGATTCTGTTCTTTTCGGTATCGATACTGTTATTTTCTCTCTCCTGAGTAGTCATCTTATCTCCAAAATTATAGGTAAACGATAGTCTGACCTGTCTCGTATTCGATAATGTTCGGAAGTCTGCATTTGCATTGACCAGATTATTAATTTGTCCTTTGGTGATATAGGTTCTGAAGATGTCCATCCCTATTAACTTAAGTGAACTTCTGTTTGAAAGTTTTTTACTTATTGTCACATCCAAAAACCAGTAAGGATCCAACGTAAATTGAGCAACATAAGCTTTCCCAACATATCGTCCAAAAAGTTCGATGTTGTAATCTTTTTTCAGTTTTACCTGCAGTACTGGATCGATTCTAAAATTATAGCCGTACGTGTGCAGTTTACCTCCAAAGAAATCACTTTTGGTATCGGTATAAGACAATTGTGCGTTTCCGGTAAAAGTTAGCCATGAGGCAAGATTAAATGTGGAACTAAGACTAAGATTGGTTACCTGAGTATTCCCTATGTTTCCGGGCATACTGTAATAGACATTGTTTATAATTTCTATGGTTTCCATAATCTGATCGTCAATTTTACTGTACGCAAGAGTAAAATTCAACAAGTTTTTATGTGCGTAAGAAGCTTCAACGGAATTTGTAATGGAAGGCTGCAGATAGGGATTTCCTTTGTAAAATGTCAACTTATCAACCTGAATAACAATAGGGTTAAGATCCTGATAGAATGGCCTGTCAATTCTTTTCCCGTAATTGATTCCTACCGTATTGTTTGCTAAAGAGTCCAGTTTATACGACAGGTATAAGGTTGGAAATAAATTATCGTACTTAGTCGTATTTTTTGTTCTCGGTTTTATTTCGTTTCCTAACTGATCTCCGATAATTTTTACACTTTCATAGCGGAGTCCTAACTGCACAGAAAGTCGGTCTAAGGTTGTATTGGAGCTTACGTATAAAGCTGTTATTTTCTCATTGTATAAGAACTTATTATTCTGATTTAAGTTTGGAGTCGAAATATCATTTACAATATCGAAATACTCACTCTTATTGTTGGTCTTGATATTACTGTATTTGAATCCGGTCTGCAGGTTTGTTTTTTTGGTCAACTGATTGGAATAATCTGCTTTTCCTGAATAAATATACACCTTAGAAGCCGCTCCTCCTACCAGCATGTCGGAATAATTTTTACTTGCATCCGAAAAAATGATCGAATTTTTAAACTCCTGATAGGGAAAAGAATCGTATAGCAAATAATCTAAATTGGCACTCACATCGCTTTTTTCGTTAAGCTTGTGATTAATGTTCAGATTTATTCCGCTGTTTACAGATTTAGCATCTGAGCTGCCCAATGTTTTTACAATAGAATCTGTCGTTTGGTTTCTGTTATAAAGGTAATTCA
It encodes the following:
- a CDS encoding alpha/beta fold hydrolase, with product MKKIISLFLLLLIVPNFAFAQAKAFTLERVKTFFPEDQNLSKENIEWAFLTVPENWEKPTGKTVKIAVAVLKSISKSKDSNPVVYIDGGPGSGGIEGIWAWLDHPLRKNSDIVLFDVRGTGRSLPKFCPDLGKKFLEILAKNQNSTQDEQQKTMVSLECKQDLLSRDIDISAYNSKSIVKDLNALKNALKYDKWNVYGVSYGTYTAQVYANDFPEDIKSLTLDSSISDISQYYNRNTENYMSSLKKVFSACENDPNCNQQYPNLQAAYYETIKKLEKKPITVKVDQRIIPSGTFTYNAEDFKIAIQQSLYQKRLIEVIPLLITEFNKGNKSTLSSLVAAFSGALGLDYGQYYCVSCNEAVPNNSISEFNKNARNYKELKGGLSFYKSDFVVCDKWNLGVNKQPALVNLSNLSKLTIPVLVFAGAFDPITPALNGKITVDRFKNAFLVNAPISGHTPGFSLVGVQIAEEFIKNPLQRPNTKEFDTDNKVHFVTNIKISGGISNFANSLNEFNLLFFAPFFTALIIALISIFIFAYVLIRKREEKTPDKILKSLIIITSLLGLFTFIGFVLAINQTAENNFYILAFGIPNQFNYLFLIQWIFIVFTLISILYFILKLKFISNTGIMATILFSLLLVGIYFQYWGFLF
- a CDS encoding amino acid adenylation domain-containing protein, whose product is MKLTLPQQDVYFEQLLYPNEPIYNIGAKIKIKGQINHDAFQKAYVALIDQHDSYRSILTSKHENVRIKIVEGHNSTLGFVDFSQSVEPFEAANVYMQEEFAKPFDLFGEHLLHVFTLVKVQENFHYLFSVYHHIITDGWGTSLMFQRLVQNYNEILEHGKIQTIYPFSYKDFAADDAAYQQSESYHQDKIYWTKKFESLPQNLFDKLEDNIQINESDRKELVIKREVYNQLNSLAVRYKCSTFNVILAILYAYFGRKHQNNDFAIGLPVLNRSKASYKKTVGLFMGVSPLRISIDFEASFEELIAEIKTTLRHDYRHQRFPLGKLIQELQVFNEKERLFNITLSYEKQNYSNDFFHTHTQVIPLTHKSERVALAIYIREFDEDEDVKIDFDYNLNYFTEAQITQVVHQFENLIHAILDAPDQVLKELNYLGEDEKRQVVETFNTTKADYQKENTILDVFQDQVIKFGTKGALKDDHKNYTYAELDQLSGQIAEYLITNYGQEDKSPIAVLLGRSANIVIVLLGILKAGRAYIPLDPSFPEDRLNYIIENSQVKLLVNEKGYVLNTNDEVQVLSLETILEKTAGLEGKLPLKVSPEDTAYILYTSGSTGNPKGVEIGHQSLLNFLTSMLQEPGVRPNDVLFSVTTYSFDISILEFFVPLLSGASLYIANQKILADPTVVIQKIEEIQPTIIQATPSFYQMLFNADWNGDKRLKVLCGGDLLSEALAEKLISHCLEVWNMYGPTETTIWSSLKKLEHPKEASNIGKPIHNTQIYILDSFLSPKPIGTPGAIYIAGDGLAKGYYKNAILTQEKFIKNPFQTNGLLYETGDVGRWNDKGEIEFLGRNDNQVKIRGYRIELGDIESHLNQISGIKESVVIEKKENHQEAFLVAYIVKTEEITDTREILAILKMHLPYYMIPNTIVLLKEFPLTPNQKIDRKNLAQRAIEHDTIDDDFKAPDSDLEKKLAAYWKEILNSKNEISTNDNFFALGGHSLNAVRLAGAIAKNLGYDVNLKMIFDYPTIRQMADHLVALKPNGKSGIPFTTLKSDFAITASQQELWVASQDQQKSIAYNMVAVFEINGTVFPDKINHAMSQLIFENEILRTNFVESKGAVFQKIAKQEDIAFKITQLQVDNEQKEPTIQRYIETPFDLEHDLLVRMLLVQTGETTSSLVFCTHHIIMDGVSLEFFTKEFIQKYNHPDSLIKNSGIQFKDYTAWLTSEKDDKTTFDFWQRYLDGYSIKETINRDFDQNGPLQNGAYYDDEFTIEDTKALKNFAQEQKSTLYNTIVSLLNVLIYKINDHKDIVIGTVNAGRNNADIATMIGMFVKTLPLRVRLNEDISFLALLKQVQEDVLLINAHQDFPSQLKKETLFDVLVSYQNPDFSFQETIKMDHAELKYVTADTNYSRFPLLFNFFESGNTLKISVSYDKNKYEEISIQFLLATFKNLWSQIIENPSVKVSEIEYPLVNTAKLQETDFDFNF
- a CDS encoding 4'-phosphopantetheinyl transferase superfamily protein is translated as MIHIYYSYLSEEKHQSLLQNDLPKFPADYQDKIMRYRRWQDAQLSLLGRILLFKGIEETYKQKPDAKEIMQTLYNKPYFEDNPVLFNISHSGDIVVCALSDQHEVGIDVEIITDIETADFKSQMTEIEWNKIVLSDNKKEAFFEYWTQKEAVLKAQGHGLIVPLKSFEVLDNITEINGEKYYLSEVKIDKNYKCHISLKTDATKIYLKRIIL
- a CDS encoding cyclic peptide export ABC transporter; translation: MFKISLKNSILLAAYALPNTILSFGIVYIINNTLSGNKSFMTDYTGMVFFAIVVYTYLLNIIFQKGLNEFSFKMLYDNEKTIFSKILQTSLIKLENLGSQRFFTVVEDLRVFGLLPYTVTHTVNSVLMLVLCLIYMFTISVSSALIVVVLIIAVAASYFVVINSMSKKVTSLREYNDDYYKYVDDVMKGFKKLKLSFFRAENLMNRFLIPNRDQAGELDFKISYIFLSINLISQYGLYAIIATILFVLPSWGLLSQSDVIAYVVIVLFISGPINNLINLQQTYTRFIVANKRIKDFLKDFEVDEEVKKQLPIANTSFESIEFKDIHFSYNSDSNDSAFALGPINLAINEGETIFIVGGNGSGKSTFINTFTGLYTPSKGEILLNGKETESGQENQNLIAAVFTDDHIFSHNYEEYTVENNPEYKQLLEMMKLDKVILDDKESSARRKFSKGQSKRMSLIFALMEKKPILVLDEWAADQDPYFRKFFYEELIPKLKAEGKTIIAVTHDDAYFHLADRIIKFNYGKIETEVKVDKSKEYSKELFWA
- a CDS encoding LysR family transcriptional regulator codes for the protein MNYTLHQLQIFLKVVQTESVTKAAEELHLTQPAVSIQLKNLQDQFDIPLTEVVSRRLCITDFGREIAEIAEKIVSQVEAINFKTMAYKGQLTGKLKISVVSTGKYVMPYFLTDFIKEHPGIELQMDVTNKSKVISSLEKNEVDFALVSILPSNLNIEKLDLLQNKLYLVSNTQTKFGNTKNSQEVFKNMPLIFREKGSGTRQTMERFIDRNAIVVEKKMELTSNEAVKQAVIAGLGCSVMPLIGIKNELHQHQLQIIPFKGLPIKTTWSLIWLKGKGHSPVSASLLEYMKQEKDSIVKDKFGWYEGS